A stretch of Camelina sativa cultivar DH55 chromosome 18, Cs, whole genome shotgun sequence DNA encodes these proteins:
- the LOC104763490 gene encoding uncharacterized protein At4g26485-like: protein YDGSCNQREGRRTRAFGSATNLTATSLDTFEEVQLKYKNGRANIHELKTRGCIVVHGVNVHSMTKDLKHGQRSELYDRIIFNFPHQAVVRGFMKSAKKMVKDIGGEIHVTHKTAHPFDKWEIETLAEEKGLCLVREMEFNKFCFPSYSNKRGSGRHCDGSFPVGRSSTFMFRKRIL, encoded by the exons TATGACGGCAGCTGTAACCAACGTGAAGGAAGGAGGACTAGAGCATTTGGTTCCGCAACAAACCTCACTGCAACCTCTCTCGACACTTTTG AGGAGGTACAGCTTAAGTATAAGAATGGAAGAGCTAACATACACGAGTTGAAGACCCGAGGTTGCATCGTGGTCCACGGGGTTAATGTGCATTCCATGACCAAAGATCTTAAGCATGGTCAACGATCGGAACTTTATGATAGAATCATCTTTAATTTTCCTC ACCAAGCAGTGGTGAGAGGTTTTATGAAGAGTGCGAAAAAGATGGTAAAAGACATCGGTGGTGAGATTCATGTTACTCATAAGACGGCTCATCCATTTGACAAGTGGGAGATCGAAACTCTGGCTGAAGAAAAGGGTTTGTGTTTGGTCCGGGAGAtggaatttaataaattttgttttcctagtTACTCAAATAAGAGAGGAAGTGGACGTCACTGTGACGGTAGCTTCCCTGTTGGGAGATCTTCTACCTTCATGTTCCGGAAACGGATTCTCTGA
- the LOC104763489 gene encoding uncharacterized protein At4g26485-like encodes MEVSQTLYCSHYNNKHQILLVGEGDFSFSLCLARAFGTATNITATSLDTRVELELKYKDAKNNVEELERLGCTVVHGVNVHSMNTDYRVVRSILYDRIIFNFPHARKHQEVVRAFLRSAKEMVKYYDGEIHVTHKTAYPFASWNIKDLGSEMGLLFSREVEFGTWQYPGYSNKKESGIGCDTSFPIGESSTFMFRKWLL; translated from the exons ATGGAGGTTTCTCAAACTTTATACTGTAGTCATTACAATAATAAACATCAAATACTTCTGGTCGGAGAAGGAgacttttccttttctctatgCCTTGCCAGAGCCTTTGGTACGGCTACTAACATCACTGCAACTTCTCTAGATACTCGAG tggAGTTAGAGCTAAAGTACAAGGATGCGAAAAATAATGTAGAAGAGTTGGAGAGACTTGGATGCACTGTCGTCCACGGTGTTAATGTGCACTCCATGAACACAGATTATCGTGTCGTCAGATCGATTCTATATGATAGAATCATCTTTAATTTTCCTCATGCAAG GAAACACCAAGAAGTGGTGAGAGCATTTTTGAGGAGTGCTAAAGAGATGGTTAAATACTACGACGGAGAGATTCATGTGACTCATAAGACGGCATATCCCTTTGCCAGTTGGAATATAAAAGATTTGGGTTCAGAaatgggtttgttgttttccaGAGAAGTGGAGTTTGGCACATGGCAATATCCGGGTTACTCCAACAAGAAAGAAAGTGGAATTGGCTGTGACACAAGCTTCCCTATTGGAGAATCTTCTACTTTCATGTTTAGGAAATGGTTGCTTTGA
- the LOC104761659 gene encoding nicotianamine synthase 2-like, whose product MAYESNLVLKQIIHLYNQISNLESLKPSKNVDTLFGQLVSTCLPTDTNIDVTAIHDEKVRDARSHLIKLCGEAEGYLEEHFSTILGSFEDNPLNHLHIFPYYNNYLKLGKLEFDLLSHHTTHVPTKVAFIGSGPMPLTSIVLAKFHLSNTTIHNFDIDSKANKLASSLVSRDPDLSKRMIFHTTDVLNAKEGLDQYDVVFLAALVGMDKESKVKAIEHLEKYMAPGAVLMLRSAHGLRAFLYPIVDSSDLKGFEVLTIYHPSDDVVNSVVIARKLGGSNGVRGSQIGRCVVMPCNCSKVHATMNNFGMKKNLIEEFSAIE is encoded by the coding sequence ATGGCATACGAAAGTAACCTAGTTTTGAAGCAAATCATCCACTTATACAACCAAATCTCAAACCTCGAGAGCTTAAAACCATCCAAGAATGTCGACACTTTGTTCGGACAACTCGTGTCCACATGCTTACCAACGGACACAAACATCGATGTCACAGCAATACACGATGAAAAAGTGAGAGATGCTAGATCTCATCTTATCAAGCTTTGTGGTGAAGCCGAAGGTTATTTAGAGGAACACTTCTCAACAATCTTAGGCTCTTTTGAAGACAACCCACTAAACCATTTACACATCTTTCCCTATTACAACAACTATCTCAAACTAGGCAAACTTGAATTCGATCTCCTATCTCATCACACAACCCATGTCCCTACCAAAGTTGCCTTTATCGGTTCGGGTCCGATGCCACTTACTTCCATCGTCTTGGCCAAGTTCCACCTCTCCAACACAACGATCCACAACTTTGACATCGACTCAAAGGCCAACAAACTCGCTTCAAGCCTCGTTTCTCGCGATCCTGATCTCTCAAAACGCATGATCTTCCACACAACTGATGTGTTAAATGCCAAGGAAGGGTTAGACCAATATGATGTCGTTTTCTTGGCAGCTCTTGTTGGGATGGATAAAGAGTCAAAGGTCAAAGCTATTGAGCATTTGGAGAAATATATGGCTCCGGGAGCTGTGTTGATGCTAAGGAGTGCTCATGGTCTTAGAGCTTTCTTGTATCCAATCGTTGACTCTTCCGATCTTAAAGGATTTGAGGTGTTGACCATTTATCATCCCTCCGATGACGTAGTGAACTCGGTGGTCATCGCACGAAAGCTAGGTGGTTCGAATGGAGTTAGAGGCAGCCAGATTGGACGGTGTGTGGTTATGCCTTGTAATTGCTCTAAGGTCCACGCGACTATGAACAATTTTGGTATGAAGAAGAATTTGATCGAGGAGTTTAGTGCCATCGAGTAA